The Chloroflexus aggregans DSM 9485 genome segment TTACGAATCTGATCGAAAATGCGGTGAAGTATAGTCCCAACGGTGGGACGATCCGAATCGGGGCGCGCGCTGAAGGGGAGATGGCGATAGTTTACGTCGCCGATCAAGGTATTGGTATTCCTCCCGAAGAGCAGGATCTGATCTTTGAGCGCTTCTACCGGGTTGATAACCGGTTACGCCGCGATCGGCCCGGTAGTGGGCTTGGACTTTATATTACCCGCGCGATTGTCGAGGCCCATGGCGGTCGGATTTGGGTTGAAAGCCAGGTTGGGCGTGGGTCTCGTTTCTTGTTTACACTCCCGTTGAGCCGGCGTCGGTTACCGGGAGAATAGCACGCGAGATAGAGTACATCATGCCTGTTGTTATACCTGCACTTCTCGCCATCTTCGTCCTTGCCTTACTCTTTCGCCAGGCTGCATTGACGTTGTTCACCGTGATGCTCCTGGTAAGCATGGGCGCTGCCCGTTTGTGGCAACGTTGGTCGTTGCGGCGGGTAACGTACCGTCGTGAGTTGAGCCAGACGCGCGCCTTCCCCGGTGATGACGTAACGCTGACAATCACCCTGACCAATCGGAAGCTACTCCCATTAGCCCAGATTCAGATCTTTGACACGATCCCCTCGGGTGTACAGGTGCTCGATGGGCCGGTGATGTTTAGTGGCAGCCGACAGAGCAATCTTCTGCGGCGCAGTACAGGGTTGCGGTGGTACGAGCGGGTGATTTGGCGCTATCGGTTACGGTGCGAGCGACGCGGTACGTTCCGTTTCGGACCGGCACAGGCGCAAAGTGGTGATCCGTTTGGGATCTATCGTAGTGAGACAACGTTTGCCGCCGATGCAACACTGCTCGTTTATCCACGGTTGCGTAGTTTGGCCGAACTCGGTTTACCGGCGCGCGATCCGCTCGGCCTGGTCCGCGCATCGGCACTGCTCCGTGATCCATTGCGGGTTGTTGGTGTGCGCGAGTATGCCCCATCCGACCCGTTGAAGGATGTCCATTGGGCGGCAACTGCGCGTACAGGGACGCTGCAAACGCGCGTGTACGAACCGACGACGGCGCACGTGGTGGCGTTGGTGTTGGATCTCGATACCTTCGAGTTTTACTTTCAGGGTATCGATCCAGATTTGGTCGAGCATATGATCGGTGTGACGGCAACGTTGGCGCATAGCAGTATCACTGATGGTCATGCGGTTGGTTTGTACGCCAACGGCGCACCCGTCGAAGCAGAACATCTGGTGCGGTTATCGCCCGGACGTAGCCCCAACCAGCTTGCTCAGATCATGGAGACACTGGCCCGACTGACGGCCTATTCGGTTGTGCCCGGCACACGGCTGCTACGCCTGATAACTCCCGAGCTGCATCCCGGCGCTACTATTGTGT includes the following:
- a CDS encoding DUF58 domain-containing protein; amino-acid sequence: MPVVIPALLAIFVLALLFRQAALTLFTVMLLVSMGAARLWQRWSLRRVTYRRELSQTRAFPGDDVTLTITLTNRKLLPLAQIQIFDTIPSGVQVLDGPVMFSGSRQSNLLRRSTGLRWYERVIWRYRLRCERRGTFRFGPAQAQSGDPFGIYRSETTFAADATLLVYPRLRSLAELGLPARDPLGLVRASALLRDPLRVVGVREYAPSDPLKDVHWAATARTGTLQTRVYEPTTAHVVALVLDLDTFEFYFQGIDPDLVEHMIGVTATLAHSSITDGHAVGLYANGAPVEAEHLVRLSPGRSPNQLAQIMETLARLTAYSVVPGTRLLRLITPELHPGATIVLIGAVASDSIRAALLRLHELGFRVVWVFCGATAAPAVPGVNTYWVPMRQ